Proteins encoded within one genomic window of Guyparkeria hydrothermalis:
- the katG gene encoding catalase/peroxidase HPI, which produces MGENTTAGKCPVMHGSRTRLGGGGGGARDWWPEQLNLGILHQHTPASSPLGEDFDYAEAFKSLDLKAVKQDLAELMTDSKEWWPADYGHYGPFIIRMAWHSAGTYRTADGRGGASTGNQRFAPINSWPDNANLDKARRLLWPIKQKYGNKLSWADLYILAGNVALESMGLKIFGFGGGREDIWAPEEDIYWGAEQEWLATSNKPHSRYSGNRELENPLAAVQMGLIYVNPEGPDGEPDPLASAKDIRETFKRMAMNDYETVALTAGGHTFGKVHGAGDAAHVGPEPEAAPIEEMGFGWKSSYGSGKGRDTITSGLEGSWTPTPTTWDMSYFDVLFGYEWERVKSPAGAWQWVPKNLAEKDHAPDAEDPNIRVGIMMSTADMAMREDPTYREIAKHFHANPEEFADAFARAWFKLTHRDMGPKDCYLGPEVPEEDLIWQDPVPPVDHVLIDEQDADALKASILESGLSLRELIYTAWSSACTFRGSDKRGGANGARIRLAPQKDWAVNEPEQLSRVLHVLEGIQKAFNDSQYGDKRVSLADLIVLGGAAAIEVAAWDAGYPVDVPFAPGRTDATDEQTDAESFEPMEPEADGFRNYRRAKFTVTDEEMLVDRAQLLGLSAPEMTVLVGGMRVLGANAGDSQHGVFTDEPGTLTNDFFVNLVDMDTVWKPTAADEDIYEGRDRGTGELKWIGTRVDLVFGSNSQLRAIAEAYAQDDAGGKFVRDFVCAWNKVMNAGRCDLG; this is translated from the coding sequence ATGGGCGAGAACACGACAGCAGGCAAGTGCCCGGTGATGCACGGGAGCCGAACCCGGCTGGGCGGCGGTGGCGGTGGCGCCAGGGATTGGTGGCCCGAGCAACTCAACCTCGGCATCCTGCATCAGCACACGCCGGCATCCAGTCCGTTGGGCGAGGACTTCGATTATGCCGAGGCGTTCAAGAGCCTCGACCTAAAGGCGGTCAAGCAAGACCTCGCCGAGCTGATGACCGATTCCAAGGAGTGGTGGCCGGCCGATTACGGCCACTACGGTCCGTTCATCATCCGCATGGCCTGGCATTCGGCCGGCACCTACCGCACGGCGGATGGGCGTGGTGGTGCCTCCACCGGCAACCAGCGCTTCGCTCCGATCAACAGCTGGCCAGACAATGCCAACCTCGACAAGGCGCGTCGCCTGCTCTGGCCGATCAAGCAGAAATACGGCAACAAGCTCTCCTGGGCGGATCTCTACATCCTTGCCGGCAACGTGGCGTTGGAATCCATGGGGCTCAAGATCTTCGGTTTCGGCGGCGGCCGCGAGGACATCTGGGCGCCCGAGGAGGACATCTACTGGGGTGCCGAGCAGGAATGGCTGGCCACCAGCAACAAGCCGCACAGCCGCTATTCCGGCAATCGCGAACTGGAAAATCCACTGGCCGCCGTGCAGATGGGTCTGATCTACGTCAATCCCGAGGGACCGGACGGCGAACCCGACCCGCTGGCCTCGGCGAAGGACATCCGTGAGACCTTCAAGCGCATGGCGATGAACGACTACGAGACCGTGGCCCTGACCGCCGGCGGACACACCTTCGGCAAGGTCCACGGAGCGGGCGATGCCGCCCATGTCGGTCCCGAGCCGGAGGCCGCGCCGATCGAGGAGATGGGCTTCGGCTGGAAGAGCAGCTACGGCTCGGGCAAGGGGCGGGACACCATCACCAGCGGCCTGGAGGGCTCGTGGACACCCACGCCGACGACGTGGGACATGAGCTATTTCGACGTGCTGTTCGGCTATGAGTGGGAACGGGTCAAGAGCCCGGCCGGCGCATGGCAGTGGGTGCCCAAAAACCTCGCCGAGAAGGATCATGCGCCGGATGCCGAGGACCCGAACATCAGGGTCGGCATCATGATGAGCACCGCCGACATGGCGATGCGCGAGGACCCGACCTACCGCGAGATCGCCAAGCACTTCCACGCCAACCCGGAGGAGTTCGCCGATGCCTTCGCCCGGGCCTGGTTCAAGCTGACCCACCGCGACATGGGGCCGAAGGACTGCTACCTCGGGCCGGAGGTGCCGGAGGAGGATCTGATCTGGCAGGACCCGGTGCCGCCGGTCGATCATGTGTTGATCGACGAGCAGGATGCCGATGCGCTCAAGGCGAGCATTCTCGAGTCGGGGCTGTCCCTGCGCGAGCTGATCTACACCGCCTGGTCGTCCGCCTGCACCTTCCGCGGTTCGGACAAGCGCGGTGGCGCCAACGGTGCGCGCATTCGCCTCGCCCCGCAGAAGGACTGGGCGGTTAACGAACCCGAGCAGCTCTCGCGCGTGCTCCACGTGCTCGAGGGCATCCAGAAGGCGTTCAACGACTCGCAGTACGGCGACAAGCGGGTATCCCTGGCCGACCTGATCGTGCTTGGCGGGGCGGCGGCCATCGAGGTGGCGGCCTGGGATGCCGGTTACCCCGTCGACGTACCGTTCGCACCGGGCCGTACCGATGCTACCGACGAGCAGACCGATGCCGAATCGTTTGAGCCGATGGAGCCGGAGGCCGATGGCTTCCGCAACTACCGTCGCGCCAAGTTCACCGTCACCGACGAGGAGATGCTGGTGGACCGTGCCCAGCTGCTGGGACTGTCGGCCCCGGAGATGACCGTGCTGGTCGGCGGCATGCGTGTGCTGGGCGCCAACGCCGGCGACAGCCAGCATGGCGTGTTCACCGACGAACCGGGCACCTTGACCAACGACTTCTTCGTCAACCTGGTCGACATGGACACCGTCTGGAAGCCGACCGCCGCCGACGAGGACATCTACGAGGGACGCGACCGCGGGACCGGCGAGCTCAAGTGGATCGGTACCCGGGTCGACCTGGTGTTCGGCTCCAACTCGCAGCTGCGCGCGATCGCGGAGGCCTACGCACAGGATGATGCCGGCGGAAAGTTCGTCCGGGATTTCGTTTGCGCCTGGAACAAGGTGATGAACGCCGGGCGCTGCGATCTGGGCTAG
- a CDS encoding phospholipase D-like domain-containing protein has protein sequence MRLRRKTILRTLIALFLLAWLLMGVLHVYKPMPAGLDVATPWVPAVDVTFLSDTTYVTKDGDTRSDQAIIDSVLTMIRDAEQLLVLDMFLFNDFAGETDRRHRPLSEELTQALVTQQNRHPSMDGFFITDPVNTVYGSLAPSHFQRLEAAGVRVLQTDLARLRDPNPLWSGLWRLCCRWLDAEPGEGWLPNPLAERQASLASWMRLLNFKANHRKTVVADQDDRWVGLVTSANPHDASSRHGNVALRFAGPAALDLLATERSAAAISGLDPAFPMPKPPAKSYLDADEGRLRILTEARIREATIAMIDAAKADERLDLAMFYLSHRGVIEALKRAADRGVQVRALLDPNHDAFGRKKSGLPNRPVGMELHRAGVDVRWCLTTGEQCHAKLLLLRHADGSGEVLLGSANFTRRNLDNFNMETNVEWQAPADHPALAATIDYFTLRWGNGHGERHSLPFSDYADDSWWRYWRYRLMEATGLSTF, from the coding sequence ATGCGCCTGCGTCGAAAAACGATTTTGCGGACCCTGATCGCGCTCTTCCTGCTGGCCTGGCTGCTCATGGGCGTCTTGCACGTCTACAAGCCCATGCCCGCCGGACTGGATGTCGCCACACCCTGGGTTCCGGCCGTGGACGTCACCTTCCTCTCGGATACCACCTACGTCACGAAGGACGGGGACACACGCAGCGATCAGGCGATCATCGATTCGGTGCTGACGATGATCCGTGACGCCGAGCAGCTGCTGGTGCTCGACATGTTCCTGTTCAACGATTTCGCCGGTGAAACCGACCGGCGGCATCGTCCGCTTTCCGAGGAACTGACACAGGCCCTGGTGACGCAGCAAAATCGCCACCCGTCGATGGACGGGTTCTTCATTACGGATCCGGTGAACACGGTCTACGGCAGCCTCGCGCCGAGTCACTTCCAGCGACTGGAAGCGGCCGGTGTGCGCGTGCTGCAAACGGATCTCGCGCGTCTTCGCGACCCGAACCCGTTGTGGTCGGGGCTCTGGCGGCTGTGCTGTCGCTGGCTGGATGCCGAACCCGGCGAAGGCTGGCTGCCCAACCCCCTGGCCGAACGACAGGCCAGCCTCGCCTCCTGGATGCGGTTGCTCAACTTCAAGGCCAACCATCGCAAGACGGTGGTCGCCGACCAGGATGACCGATGGGTGGGGCTCGTGACCTCGGCCAATCCGCACGATGCCAGCAGCCGCCACGGCAACGTCGCCCTGCGTTTCGCCGGTCCGGCCGCCCTCGACCTGCTGGCCACCGAGCGATCGGCCGCCGCCATCAGCGGCCTCGATCCGGCATTCCCGATGCCCAAGCCCCCGGCGAAGAGCTATCTCGATGCCGACGAGGGACGGCTGCGCATCCTGACCGAAGCCCGCATCCGCGAAGCCACCATCGCGATGATCGACGCCGCGAAGGCGGACGAGCGGCTGGATCTGGCGATGTTCTACCTCTCGCATCGCGGGGTGATCGAGGCCCTGAAACGTGCCGCCGACCGGGGCGTGCAGGTCCGTGCCCTGCTCGACCCCAACCACGACGCCTTCGGCCGCAAGAAGAGCGGCCTGCCCAACCGCCCGGTGGGGATGGAGCTGCATCGAGCCGGGGTCGACGTGCGCTGGTGCCTGACCACCGGTGAACAGTGCCACGCCAAGCTCCTGCTGCTGCGCCATGCCGACGGCAGTGGCGAGGTACTGCTGGGCTCGGCCAACTTCACCCGCCGCAACCTCGACAACTTCAATATGGAGACCAACGTCGAATGGCAGGCGCCGGCCGACCACCCAGCGCTGGCAGCGACGATCGATTACTTCACCCTGCGCTGGGGCAACGGCCACGGCGAGCGACACAGCCTGCCGTTCTCCGACTACGCCGACGACTCCTGGTGGCGGTACTGGCGTTACCGGCTGATGGAAGCGACCGGCCTCTCGACCTTCTGA
- a CDS encoding protein-L-isoaspartate(D-aspartate) O-methyltransferase — protein MTERDQTSRREAMVDYQVRARGVRSPEVLDAMRRVPREAFVPADLREFAYDDTALPIAAGQTITQPAIVAMMVEALDLNGGERVLDVGTGSGYAAAVLACIAGRVFTIERIGELAELAEQALGSTGFTNVEVRTGDGSRGWPEAAPFDAIMVAAGSPTVPEALKRQLAIGGRLVVPVGSDDGVQELMRITRVGEDEYQSEDLADVRFVPLVGEAGWSESSPRPRRGFGRRTVSEADQRLVDRVVAVSEPFDSVDDLPLSGLLDRIGDARLVLIGEASHGTSEFYRARQRITRALIEEKGFDFVAIEGDWPDAARIDHYVRHAEYPPSEWTAFARFPTWMWRNEEVRGFVDWLRGHNAERAPSDRVAFHGLDLYSLYNSIAAVLDYLDEVDPEAAMVARERYSCLTPFEPDPATYARMALSPGYAGCEAPVVEMLRDLQQRHRVYAEKDGDRFLDAVQNARLVANAEEYYRSMFYGSRSSWNLRDTHMFETLEALLVHHGEGSRGVIWAHNSHVGDARATDMSRRGEFNIGQLCRARYGEAVYTIGFGTDTGTVAAASNWDEPMEVKNLRPSLPDSYERLCHETGRAGFLLPLGEDGDAEVRAGLAEQRLERAVGVIYRPETERVSHYFHAELPRQFDEYVWVDRSRAVTPLDSRALEGAADTYPFGL, from the coding sequence ATGACCGAACGGGACCAGACCAGCCGTCGCGAGGCGATGGTGGACTACCAGGTTCGTGCCAGGGGAGTGCGCTCGCCCGAGGTGCTCGATGCGATGCGGCGCGTGCCGCGCGAGGCTTTCGTGCCGGCCGATCTGCGCGAATTCGCCTACGACGACACGGCCTTGCCGATCGCTGCCGGCCAGACCATCACCCAGCCGGCCATCGTGGCGATGATGGTTGAGGCACTCGACCTGAACGGCGGCGAGCGGGTTCTCGACGTGGGGACCGGCTCCGGTTACGCCGCCGCCGTGCTCGCCTGTATCGCCGGGCGGGTATTCACGATCGAACGCATCGGTGAACTGGCGGAGCTTGCCGAGCAGGCACTGGGATCGACCGGTTTCACCAACGTCGAGGTGCGCACCGGTGACGGCTCGCGTGGTTGGCCGGAAGCCGCTCCGTTCGATGCCATCATGGTGGCGGCGGGCAGTCCGACGGTGCCCGAGGCGCTCAAGCGGCAGCTGGCCATCGGCGGGCGTCTGGTGGTGCCGGTCGGATCGGATGACGGTGTGCAGGAACTGATGCGCATTACCCGGGTGGGTGAGGACGAGTATCAGTCCGAGGACCTTGCCGACGTCCGCTTCGTGCCGCTTGTCGGCGAGGCCGGCTGGTCCGAGTCGTCACCAAGGCCTCGGCGAGGCTTCGGCCGTCGGACCGTCTCCGAGGCCGATCAGCGCCTGGTCGATCGCGTGGTGGCGGTGTCGGAGCCGTTCGATTCGGTCGACGACCTGCCGCTGTCCGGATTGCTGGACCGCATCGGTGATGCCCGCCTCGTCCTGATCGGCGAGGCATCGCACGGCACCTCCGAGTTCTATCGGGCCCGACAACGCATCACCCGCGCGCTGATCGAGGAGAAGGGCTTCGATTTCGTCGCGATCGAGGGTGACTGGCCGGATGCCGCCCGCATCGACCACTACGTGCGACACGCCGAGTATCCGCCATCCGAATGGACGGCCTTCGCGCGCTTTCCGACCTGGATGTGGCGCAACGAGGAGGTGCGCGGCTTCGTCGACTGGTTGCGCGGGCACAATGCCGAGCGGGCACCGTCGGATCGGGTCGCCTTCCACGGGCTGGACCTGTACAGCCTCTACAACTCGATCGCGGCAGTGCTCGACTACCTTGACGAGGTCGACCCCGAGGCGGCGATGGTCGCCCGCGAACGCTATAGCTGCCTGACGCCGTTCGAGCCCGACCCGGCCACCTATGCCCGCATGGCCCTGAGTCCGGGTTATGCCGGCTGCGAGGCGCCGGTGGTCGAGATGCTGCGCGACCTGCAGCAGCGCCACCGCGTCTACGCCGAGAAGGATGGCGACCGGTTTCTCGATGCCGTACAGAACGCCCGCCTGGTCGCCAATGCCGAGGAGTACTACCGCTCGATGTTCTACGGTTCGCGCAGCTCCTGGAACCTGCGCGATACGCACATGTTCGAGACTCTCGAGGCGCTGCTGGTCCATCACGGCGAGGGCAGTCGTGGCGTCATCTGGGCGCACAACTCGCATGTCGGTGATGCGCGGGCCACCGACATGTCGCGACGGGGCGAATTCAATATCGGCCAGCTGTGCCGGGCGCGCTACGGCGAGGCCGTCTACACGATCGGTTTCGGCACGGATACCGGCACGGTGGCGGCCGCCTCCAACTGGGACGAGCCGATGGAGGTCAAGAACCTGCGGCCATCGCTGCCCGACAGCTACGAGCGTCTCTGCCACGAGACCGGCCGCGCCGGTTTCCTTCTGCCGCTGGGGGAAGACGGCGACGCCGAGGTCCGTGCCGGGTTGGCCGAGCAGCGGCTGGAGCGCGCCGTCGGCGTGATCTACCGGCCGGAGACCGAGCGGGTCAGTCACTACTTCCACGCCGAATTGCCACGGCAGTTCGACGAGTATGTCTGGGTCGACCGTAGTCGGGCGGTCACGCCGCTGGACAGCCGCGCGCTCGAGGGGGCGGCAGATACCTATCCATTCGGGCTGTGA
- a CDS encoding ammonium transporter → METFQDGANTFFLLIGAAMVLAMHAGFAFLEVGTVREKNQVNALVKIIADFAVATIAYFFIGYSIAYGMDFYAAAAELNVGNGYELVKFFFLLTFAAAIPAIVSGGIAERAKFYPVLAATFLLVAFIYPLYEGMVWNGRFGLQGWLESTFGAGFHDFAGSMVVHGMGGWIALMAVVLLGARRGRYGKHGMAAHPPSSIPFLALGAWILTVGWFGFNVMSAQSVEAVSGLVALNSLMAMVGGVLAALFVGRNDPGFVHNGPLAGLVAICAGSDIVHPLGALAIGAVGGALFVATFILTQNRWKIDDVLGVWPLHGLCGAWGAIAAGIFGLEALGGMGGVSLLSQLVGTLVGIGIALIGGFVIYWVLKRTVGIRLTPEEEFEGADLTIHRITATPTTGD, encoded by the coding sequence ATGGAAACCTTTCAGGATGGTGCGAACACCTTCTTCCTGTTGATCGGCGCCGCCATGGTGCTGGCCATGCACGCGGGCTTCGCCTTTCTCGAGGTGGGCACGGTTCGCGAGAAGAACCAGGTCAACGCGCTGGTCAAGATCATCGCCGACTTCGCCGTGGCAACGATCGCCTATTTCTTCATCGGCTACTCCATCGCCTACGGGATGGACTTCTACGCCGCGGCCGCCGAACTGAACGTCGGCAACGGCTACGAGCTAGTGAAGTTCTTCTTCCTGCTGACGTTCGCCGCCGCCATCCCGGCGATCGTCTCGGGCGGCATCGCCGAGCGGGCCAAGTTCTATCCGGTGCTCGCCGCCACCTTCCTGCTGGTGGCGTTCATCTATCCGCTGTACGAGGGAATGGTCTGGAATGGCCGCTTCGGTCTGCAGGGCTGGCTCGAGTCGACGTTCGGCGCCGGCTTCCACGACTTCGCCGGCTCGATGGTGGTGCACGGTATGGGTGGCTGGATCGCACTGATGGCTGTTGTGCTGCTGGGCGCGCGTCGCGGCCGCTACGGCAAGCACGGGATGGCGGCCCACCCGCCGTCGAGCATCCCGTTCCTCGCGCTGGGTGCCTGGATCCTCACCGTCGGCTGGTTCGGCTTCAACGTGATGTCCGCCCAGTCGGTCGAGGCCGTCTCGGGCCTGGTCGCGCTCAACTCGCTGATGGCGATGGTCGGCGGGGTGCTCGCCGCGCTGTTCGTCGGCCGCAATGACCCGGGCTTCGTTCACAACGGCCCGCTGGCCGGCCTGGTCGCCATCTGCGCGGGCTCGGACATCGTGCACCCGCTCGGTGCGCTCGCCATCGGCGCGGTCGGCGGCGCCCTGTTCGTGGCGACATTCATCCTCACCCAGAACCGCTGGAAGATCGACGACGTGCTCGGTGTCTGGCCGCTGCACGGCCTCTGCGGCGCCTGGGGCGCGATTGCCGCGGGCATCTTCGGTCTCGAGGCCCTCGGCGGCATGGGCGGCGTCAGCCTGCTCTCGCAGCTGGTGGGCACGCTGGTCGGCATCGGTATCGCCCTGATCGGCGGCTTCGTCATCTACTGGGTGCTCAAGCGCACCGTCGGAATCCGCCTGACCCCGGAAGAGGAGTTCGAAGGCGCGGACCTGACGATCCACCGCATCACGGCCACGCCGACCACCGGCGACTGA
- a CDS encoding cation-translocating P-type ATPase → MPRHDGHPDDMHAHRLPVDAVLDHQGTSLESGLSATEVRARRRRHGPNRLPESRGPSVWRILVNQVESLVVILLFSAAVAAAAFGSTIEALAILAALVVNTAVGFAMEWRATRAMEALERMGTAQVHVRRDGKTHRIGADQLVPGDIVLLEAGDMIMADMRLVESNRLQCNESALTGESVAVDKITEPLSEENPPIADRLNMAYSGTAVTQGSGSGVVVATGLATELGEIARLVSESGQSITPLERRLDRLGQRLIWLTLVVAVLVAGAGMLAGTDLRLMVETAIAMAIAAVPEGLPVVATLALAQGMLRMASRNALVKRLSAVETLGSANVIFTDKTGTLTQNHMSLHRVVLERGTVEVEDSTFQLDQTALDPAETSDLLAFLETAALCNNASVESHGAVGDPTEIGLLEAATQAGLTRSTLLESWPETREVSFDPATNMMATYHAANDGFRVAVKGAPESVIEACDRVMTADGERALDESDRAEWRRRSEALAGDGLRTLMLAQKTVDDESGNPYEGLTLLGVAGLHDPPRPGIRETISACQEAGIRLVMVTGDHDATARAIAREIGIAGTDAPATDPAVLDRLDALSPAEREALLDQGVFARISPRQKLELIQLYQEAGWIVGMIGDGVNDAPGLKKADIGIAMGQRGTEVAREAADMVLKDDAFATIVDAVRHGRTIFQNIRRFIVYLLSGNLGEILAISAAAMVAAPLPMLPLQILYINFVSDVMPALALGLNRSETGIMDRPPRDPTEPILMRRHWSAIGGYAVIIAATALAAFAVALLVLQLDTGMAVTISFLTFGFARLWHVFNMRSSRSAMIVNEVTRNGFIWAAIAVGVLLLLVATYFAPLAGILGVTPPGGREWLLILGFSLLPLLVVQSLKRAGLWWERPADVEPASDQLRSRGIS, encoded by the coding sequence ATGCCTAGACACGACGGCCATCCGGATGACATGCACGCCCATCGACTACCCGTCGATGCGGTCCTCGACCATCAGGGAACCTCTCTCGAAAGCGGCCTGAGCGCTACCGAGGTGCGCGCCCGCCGCCGTCGCCACGGCCCCAACCGATTGCCTGAATCACGCGGCCCGTCCGTGTGGCGGATCCTGGTCAATCAGGTCGAGAGTCTGGTGGTGATCTTGTTGTTCAGTGCCGCCGTCGCGGCAGCGGCCTTCGGCAGCACCATCGAGGCGCTGGCCATCCTGGCCGCCCTGGTGGTCAACACAGCCGTCGGCTTCGCCATGGAGTGGCGCGCCACTCGTGCCATGGAGGCACTCGAGCGCATGGGCACCGCGCAGGTGCACGTCCGGCGCGACGGCAAGACGCACCGCATCGGTGCCGACCAACTGGTCCCCGGCGACATCGTGCTTCTCGAGGCCGGCGACATGATCATGGCCGACATGCGGCTGGTCGAGTCCAACCGATTGCAGTGCAACGAGTCGGCCCTGACCGGCGAGTCCGTCGCCGTCGACAAGATTACCGAGCCGTTGTCCGAGGAGAATCCACCGATCGCCGACCGGCTCAACATGGCCTATTCCGGCACTGCGGTCACGCAGGGTTCGGGCAGCGGCGTGGTGGTGGCCACCGGATTGGCAACCGAGCTCGGCGAGATCGCCCGATTGGTCTCGGAATCGGGGCAATCGATCACGCCGCTGGAAAGACGCCTCGACCGGCTTGGCCAGCGGCTGATCTGGCTCACGCTGGTGGTCGCCGTGCTGGTTGCCGGCGCGGGCATGCTTGCCGGCACCGATCTGCGCCTGATGGTGGAAACCGCCATCGCCATGGCGATTGCCGCCGTGCCCGAAGGGTTGCCGGTGGTCGCCACACTGGCGCTCGCCCAGGGAATGCTCCGCATGGCCAGCCGCAATGCGCTGGTCAAGCGCCTGTCGGCCGTCGAGACGCTGGGCTCGGCGAACGTCATCTTCACCGACAAGACCGGCACGCTGACCCAGAACCACATGTCGCTTCACCGAGTAGTGCTCGAGCGCGGCACGGTGGAAGTTGAGGACAGCACATTCCAACTGGACCAGACCGCTCTCGATCCGGCGGAAACCTCCGACCTGCTCGCCTTCCTGGAAACGGCGGCGCTGTGCAACAACGCCAGCGTGGAATCGCACGGTGCGGTCGGCGACCCCACCGAGATCGGGCTGCTCGAGGCCGCGACCCAAGCCGGTCTCACGCGGTCCACCCTGCTCGAGTCCTGGCCGGAGACCCGTGAGGTGAGCTTCGATCCGGCCACCAACATGATGGCCACCTATCATGCCGCCAACGACGGCTTCCGCGTGGCGGTCAAGGGGGCACCCGAATCGGTCATCGAGGCCTGCGATCGGGTGATGACCGCAGACGGGGAGCGGGCGCTCGACGAGTCGGATCGTGCCGAATGGCGACGGCGCAGCGAGGCGCTGGCAGGCGATGGCCTGCGCACCTTGATGCTGGCGCAGAAGACCGTCGACGATGAGTCAGGCAATCCCTACGAGGGACTGACACTGCTGGGTGTTGCCGGGCTGCACGATCCCCCGCGACCGGGCATTCGCGAGACCATCAGTGCCTGCCAGGAAGCCGGCATTCGACTGGTGATGGTCACGGGCGATCACGACGCCACCGCCCGGGCGATCGCCCGCGAGATCGGCATTGCCGGGACCGACGCGCCGGCCACCGATCCCGCCGTTCTCGATCGTCTCGACGCCCTGTCCCCCGCCGAACGCGAGGCCCTGCTCGACCAGGGCGTGTTCGCCCGCATCTCTCCCCGGCAGAAGCTCGAACTGATCCAGCTCTATCAGGAGGCCGGCTGGATCGTCGGCATGATCGGCGACGGCGTCAACGATGCTCCCGGTCTCAAGAAGGCGGATATCGGCATCGCCATGGGACAACGCGGCACCGAGGTGGCTCGGGAGGCCGCGGACATGGTGCTCAAGGACGATGCCTTCGCCACCATCGTCGACGCGGTGCGGCACGGACGGACCATCTTCCAGAACATCCGCCGCTTCATCGTCTACCTGCTCTCGGGCAATCTCGGCGAGATACTCGCCATCTCGGCCGCCGCGATGGTGGCCGCGCCGCTGCCGATGCTGCCCCTGCAGATCCTCTACATCAACTTTGTCTCGGATGTGATGCCCGCCCTCGCGCTGGGACTGAATCGCAGCGAGACGGGCATTATGGATCGCCCGCCCCGCGACCCGACCGAACCGATCCTGATGCGTCGCCACTGGTCGGCTATCGGGGGCTATGCGGTGATCATCGCGGCCACGGCATTGGCGGCCTTCGCCGTCGCCCTGCTCGTCCTGCAACTCGACACCGGGATGGCGGTGACGATCTCGTTCCTGACCTTCGGCTTCGCGCGGCTCTGGCACGTGTTCAACATGCGCAGCAGCCGCTCGGCGATGATCGTCAACGAGGTGACCCGCAACGGTTTCATCTGGGCGGCGATCGCCGTCGGCGTGCTCCTGCTGCTGGTGGCCACCTATTTCGCCCCGCTCGCCGGCATTCTCGGCGTGACGCCGCCAGGCGGGCGCGAGTGGCTGCTGATACTGGGTTTCTCGCTGCTGCCGTTGCTGGTGGTCCAGTCGCTCAAGCGCGCCGGTCTGTGGTGGGAGCGCCCGGCCGACGTCGAACCGGCGAGTGATCAGTTGAGATCACGCGGGATCTCGTAG